From the genome of Paraflavitalea devenefica, one region includes:
- a CDS encoding M28 family peptidase, translating to MRKLCLVMALVAPCGIMAQKAANPVTYANSITAEDLKKHLYIVAGAEMEGRETATEGQRKAAAYIENYFKQLGLAPGINGGYQQAFSVYQDSLVKASIDINGKKFLPFADFGVTLSSANSSSFMASEVVFVGYGISDSARDDYKGIDARGKIVLILAGTPPATQQPAAGQRRGFGVSPVIDAALRHGAAAVFQVQPGFPRRAGATKGNMYVGGFRKTIYPNLYGISDQVAESIMGADYAAAKEAMKAGNPQAKVYAANVLVDFSKAIVEMQSTNVIGFLEGSDKKDEYVFLTAHYDHIGKTAAGVINYGADDDGSGTVSILELAEAFVKAKAAGKGPRRSIVFMTVSGEEKGLWGSAYYGDHPVYPLEKTTVDLNIDMIGRIDPKRKVGDSTNYVYVVGDDKLSSDLRPISEAMNKKYTKLELDYKFNDPKDTERIYYRSDHYNFARKGVPIIFYFNGTHADYHRPGDTPDKINYSLMAKRAQLVFFTAWDMANRNDMLKRDIPLDPNAVR from the coding sequence ATGAGAAAACTATGTCTGGTGATGGCATTGGTGGCGCCATGTGGCATCATGGCCCAGAAAGCTGCCAATCCGGTTACCTACGCCAATAGCATTACAGCGGAAGACCTTAAAAAGCACCTCTATATTGTGGCAGGCGCCGAAATGGAAGGCCGTGAAACAGCTACCGAAGGGCAACGCAAAGCAGCCGCTTATATTGAGAACTATTTCAAACAACTGGGCCTGGCGCCTGGCATTAATGGCGGCTATCAGCAAGCCTTTTCAGTTTACCAGGACTCACTGGTAAAAGCGTCTATAGACATAAACGGCAAAAAGTTCCTGCCTTTTGCCGATTTCGGCGTTACGCTATCCTCCGCCAATTCCTCATCCTTCATGGCCAGTGAAGTGGTATTTGTAGGTTATGGTATCAGCGATTCTGCCCGCGATGATTACAAAGGCATTGATGCAAGGGGTAAGATCGTGCTCATACTGGCCGGTACGCCACCTGCTACCCAACAACCTGCTGCCGGCCAGCGTCGTGGTTTTGGCGTCTCTCCGGTGATTGATGCCGCGCTGAGGCATGGCGCCGCTGCGGTATTCCAGGTGCAACCCGGCTTTCCCCGCAGAGCAGGTGCAACAAAAGGGAACATGTACGTAGGTGGCTTCCGGAAAACCATCTATCCCAACCTGTACGGCATTTCTGATCAGGTAGCTGAAAGCATTATGGGGGCAGATTATGCCGCCGCCAAAGAAGCGATGAAAGCGGGTAATCCACAGGCCAAAGTATATGCTGCCAATGTATTGGTTGATTTTAGCAAAGCCATCGTGGAAATGCAAAGCACCAATGTGATCGGCTTCCTCGAAGGCTCTGATAAGAAAGACGAATATGTATTCCTGACAGCCCACTATGACCACATTGGTAAAACAGCGGCCGGTGTTATCAATTATGGCGCTGATGACGATGGTTCAGGAACAGTGAGCATCCTTGAACTGGCCGAAGCTTTTGTAAAGGCCAAGGCTGCCGGTAAAGGTCCCCGCCGCTCCATTGTATTCATGACAGTGTCTGGCGAAGAAAAAGGACTGTGGGGCTCTGCTTATTATGGTGATCACCCGGTATACCCGCTGGAGAAAACCACGGTAGACCTCAATATAGATATGATCGGTCGTATTGATCCCAAGCGTAAGGTGGGCGATTCCACCAACTATGTGTATGTAGTGGGTGATGATAAGCTCAGCTCCGACCTTCGCCCTATCAGTGAAGCGATGAACAAGAAATACACGAAGCTGGAACTGGATTATAAATTCAATGATCCTAAGGATACGGAGCGTATTTATTACCGTAGCGACCATTACAATTTTGCCCGCAAAGGTGTGCCCATCATTTTCTATTTCAATGGCACCCATGCCGATTATCACCGTCCCGGTGATACCCCCGATAAGATCAATTATAGCCTGATGGCGAAAAGGGCCCAACTGGTCTTCTTTACCGCCTGGGACATGGCCAACCGTAACGATATGCTGAAAAGGGACATCCCCCTCGATCCAAACGCTGTACGTTAA
- a CDS encoding class I SAM-dependent methyltransferase produces MSTDKFEMFRNRLTKVYRHIGKQARRQGITCYRVYDHDLPEFPFCIEIYEENIYLAEYKRRHSLTEEEHEQWLEDCIQVISEILELPSENVYIKQRQRKQGRLGQYQRVATEEAFFTAKEAGLTFKVNLSDYLDTGLFLDHRITRGLVREEATNKRVLNLFCYTASFSVYAAAGGAASVTSVDLSKTYLKWGEENMQLNNLYDPQKHFYVHADVKQYLDTLSPHSFDLVIMDPPTFSNSKRMVDFLDIQRDHAELLNKTLRAVSPGGVIYFSTNYRRFVMEQEKIHSSSIRDITKATTPFDFQGKLFRWCYKITAASPSGDSAGK; encoded by the coding sequence ATGTCTACTGATAAATTCGAAATGTTCAGGAACCGGCTTACGAAGGTGTACCGGCATATTGGTAAACAGGCCCGCCGGCAAGGCATTACCTGCTACCGGGTGTACGATCATGACCTGCCCGAATTCCCTTTTTGTATTGAGATCTATGAAGAAAATATTTACCTCGCCGAATATAAACGCCGCCACTCCCTGACGGAGGAAGAACATGAACAATGGCTGGAAGATTGTATACAGGTGATCAGTGAGATACTGGAGCTTCCTTCGGAGAATGTGTATATCAAACAACGTCAGCGCAAGCAGGGCCGCCTGGGACAATACCAGCGGGTAGCTACAGAAGAAGCTTTTTTCACCGCCAAAGAAGCAGGGCTTACGTTTAAAGTCAACCTGTCTGACTACCTCGATACCGGGTTATTCCTGGACCACCGCATTACCCGGGGCCTGGTGCGTGAAGAAGCAACCAATAAAAGGGTATTGAACCTTTTCTGTTATACGGCCTCTTTCTCCGTATATGCCGCCGCCGGTGGCGCCGCTTCTGTTACCTCTGTAGATCTTTCCAAAACTTACCTGAAGTGGGGAGAAGAGAATATGCAGCTCAATAACCTGTATGATCCCCAAAAGCATTTTTATGTACATGCCGATGTAAAGCAATACCTCGATACTTTATCACCCCACTCTTTCGACCTGGTGATCATGGACCCACCCACCTTCAGCAATAGTAAGCGGATGGTGGATTTCCTGGACATACAACGCGATCATGCGGAGCTGTTGAATAAAACTTTGCGGGCGGTTTCTCCCGGTGGTGTGATCTATTTCAGCACCAATTACCGGCGCTTTGTGATGGAGCAGGAAAAGATCCATAGCTCTTCTATCCGGGATATTACGAAAGCTACCACGCCGTTTGATTTTCAGGGGAAGTTGTTCAGGTGGTGTTATAAGATAACCGCAGCGTCCCCTTCGGGAGACTCTGCGGGGAAGTAA
- a CDS encoding MDR family MFS transporter, translating into MLTSTLSLYRNAYSGLSASTWWLSFIMLVNRSGTMVLPFMTIYLTSPAVGYSIGDAGIVMGLFGLGAVAGGYLGGRLTDKFGFFLVQMIALTGGGILFILLGQAKSFTGICTLSFLLSLVNESFRPANATAIAFYSKPENRTRSFSLNRLAINLGWAVGSAAGGIIAAHDYELLFWVDGFTNIAAAVLMWFLLPPSKTKSHKEVTTEKPDPAHSAYKDKVFLWFIVLTILFAACFFQVFNNLTAYYKNELHFSEEYIGFLNALNGLIITVIEMVLIFKLEGKRGKLYYISAGVLLCGLAYMMLNVFHMNAALAIVMIVLITFGEILSMPFMNSFWLVRTASHNRGQYAGLYTIAWSIAQTLGPFLGSQVADHAGFSLLWWICGGLCIVSSAGFAVMHRRKSE; encoded by the coding sequence ATGCTCACCAGCACCTTGTCCCTGTATAGAAATGCTTACAGCGGTTTGTCGGCTTCCACCTGGTGGTTGTCGTTCATCATGCTCGTGAACAGGAGCGGCACCATGGTGCTGCCCTTTATGACCATTTACCTTACCAGTCCGGCTGTAGGATACAGTATTGGTGATGCAGGTATTGTAATGGGCCTGTTTGGCCTGGGCGCTGTGGCCGGCGGTTATTTGGGTGGCCGGTTAACGGATAAGTTTGGTTTCTTCCTGGTACAGATGATCGCACTCACGGGCGGTGGTATTTTATTCATATTATTGGGGCAAGCCAAATCCTTTACCGGCATCTGCACGCTGAGCTTTTTATTAAGCCTGGTGAATGAATCTTTCCGTCCTGCCAATGCCACGGCCATTGCCTTTTACAGCAAGCCGGAAAACCGCACGCGTTCTTTCTCCCTGAACCGTCTGGCCATTAACCTGGGCTGGGCGGTGGGCAGCGCGGCGGGCGGTATCATAGCAGCGCATGACTATGAATTGTTGTTCTGGGTGGATGGCTTTACCAATATTGCGGCGGCGGTATTGATGTGGTTCCTGCTGCCTCCTTCCAAAACCAAAAGTCATAAGGAAGTAACCACAGAAAAGCCTGACCCTGCACATTCCGCCTACAAGGACAAGGTATTCCTGTGGTTCATTGTACTCACCATCTTGTTTGCCGCCTGTTTTTTCCAGGTATTCAATAACCTCACCGCTTACTATAAAAATGAGCTGCATTTTTCAGAAGAGTATATAGGCTTTCTCAATGCCCTCAATGGTTTGATCATTACCGTCATTGAGATGGTATTGATCTTTAAGCTGGAAGGGAAGCGCGGGAAGCTCTATTACATCTCAGCAGGAGTACTGTTGTGCGGACTGGCCTATATGATGCTCAATGTATTCCATATGAATGCAGCGCTGGCCATCGTGATGATCGTATTGATCACCTTCGGGGAGATCCTTTCCATGCCTTTTATGAACTCCTTCTGGCTGGTGCGCACCGCCTCCCATAATCGCGGACAATATGCCGGCCTGTATACCATTGCCTGGTCAATAGCGCAAACCCTGGGTCCCTTCCTGGGATCGCAGGTAGCAGACCATGCGGGCTTTTCCCTGTTATGGTGGATCTGTGGCGGATTGTGTATAGTTTCCAGTGCAGGATTTGCTGTGATGCATAGAAGAAAAAGTGAGTAG
- a CDS encoding DUF4197 domain-containing protein, translated as MKKLLLPLLLLTSVMSFAQTGGLLKKAGGLLNKAKGGSLSNDDIVAGLKEALSIGAQNSATQLSSVDGFFANAAIKVLMPPEAQKVEKTLRSAGMGKLVDDAILSMNRAAEEASKSAAPIFVDAVKTMSFQDAMGILKGSDTAATGYLRGKTLPALTNAFRPVIESALEKTGATKHWKTVMDAYNKIPLVSKVNPDLSGYVTDKALSGLFFQVATEEQKIRKDPAARVTDTLKKVFGS; from the coding sequence ATGAAAAAATTATTACTACCTCTGTTATTGCTGACTTCCGTCATGTCCTTTGCCCAAACCGGCGGCCTGCTGAAAAAGGCCGGTGGTTTATTGAATAAAGCCAAAGGCGGTTCCCTGAGCAATGACGATATCGTGGCCGGACTGAAAGAGGCCCTTTCGATAGGGGCGCAAAACAGCGCTACGCAATTATCCTCCGTAGATGGTTTCTTTGCCAATGCTGCCATTAAAGTACTGATGCCTCCCGAAGCACAGAAGGTGGAAAAAACACTGCGCTCTGCAGGCATGGGCAAGCTGGTAGATGATGCCATCCTTTCCATGAACCGCGCCGCAGAGGAAGCTTCCAAATCGGCCGCCCCCATCTTTGTAGATGCCGTTAAGACGATGAGCTTCCAGGATGCCATGGGTATTCTGAAAGGCAGCGATACCGCCGCTACCGGTTACCTAAGGGGCAAAACATTACCTGCCCTCACCAATGCTTTCCGCCCGGTGATTGAAAGCGCGCTGGAAAAAACAGGCGCTACCAAACACTGGAAAACAGTGATGGATGCCTACAACAAAATACCCCTGGTATCAAAAGTAAATCCTGACCTTTCGGGTTATGTAACGGATAAAGCGCTGAGCGGCCTGTTCTTCCAGGTAGCTACAGAAGAGCAAAAGATCCGCAAAGACCCGGCAGCACGGGTAACCGACACGTTGAAGAAAGTATTTGGATCATAA
- a CDS encoding acyl-CoA thioesterase has product MSSYIKTVEVRWADLDPNFHLRHSVYYDYGAYCRIAFLEAHGLTAAFMAQNHFGPILFREECVFRKEIRLDDVVTIDLRLLKAREDQSRWGIQHHIYKNSDTLAAILTVEGAWINTQLRKLAAPPEPVLHVFNNMPRAEEFEWMK; this is encoded by the coding sequence ATGAGCAGTTATATTAAAACAGTGGAAGTACGTTGGGCCGACCTGGATCCTAATTTTCACCTGCGCCACTCCGTATACTATGACTATGGCGCTTATTGCCGTATTGCTTTCCTCGAAGCACATGGCCTTACCGCCGCATTTATGGCGCAAAACCATTTCGGACCTATCCTGTTCCGGGAAGAATGTGTATTCCGTAAAGAGATCAGGCTGGACGATGTGGTGACGATTGACCTGCGGCTGTTGAAGGCCAGGGAAGACCAGTCGCGCTGGGGCATCCAACATCATATTTATAAAAACAGCGATACACTGGCCGCGATCCTCACCGTAGAGGGCGCCTGGATCAATACCCAACTGCGCAAATTAGCGGCCCCTCCGGAGCCCGTTTTACACGTTTTTAACAATATGCCCCGCGCCGAGGAGTTTGAATGGATGAAATAG
- a CDS encoding FKBP-type peptidyl-prolyl cis-trans isomerase — translation MKRTSLFIVTCFAAATVIGQTQKPAAGKPATKSATAKPGTTAKPKTGGGTSVAMKSSIDSFSYALGLSMANFYKQQGITDINNQMMLKAINDVKNGKPALNEQQANACIMGHMQTVRSAKASGAKKAGQAFLAQNKAKAGVVTLPSGLQYQVLREGTGPKPTMNDQVKCHYVGTFIDGQQFESSYTNNQPATFGVGGVIRGWTEALQLMPVGSKWKLFIPSDLGYGDADNGPIAGGSTLVFEVELLEIVKGDQPVQQPATQQ, via the coding sequence ATGAAAAGAACAAGTTTGTTTATAGTGACCTGTTTCGCTGCAGCCACCGTTATCGGGCAAACACAAAAGCCTGCTGCGGGTAAGCCTGCCACCAAATCCGCCACCGCAAAACCGGGTACTACCGCCAAACCCAAAACCGGCGGTGGTACATCAGTGGCTATGAAATCTTCCATAGATTCCTTCAGCTATGCACTTGGCTTAAGTATGGCCAACTTCTATAAGCAGCAGGGGATTACCGACATCAATAATCAGATGATGCTCAAAGCCATCAATGATGTGAAGAATGGTAAACCCGCGCTGAATGAGCAACAGGCCAACGCGTGTATTATGGGCCATATGCAGACGGTCCGCAGTGCGAAAGCTTCCGGGGCTAAGAAAGCAGGACAGGCATTCCTGGCGCAGAATAAAGCCAAGGCGGGTGTGGTAACCTTACCCAGCGGACTGCAATACCAGGTATTACGCGAGGGCACAGGTCCCAAACCTACGATGAATGACCAGGTAAAATGCCATTACGTTGGTACTTTCATTGACGGACAGCAATTTGAAAGCTCTTATACCAATAACCAGCCTGCTACCTTCGGGGTAGGCGGTGTGATCAGGGGATGGACAGAAGCCCTGCAACTGATGCCGGTAGGCAGTAAATGGAAATTATTCATTCCTTCCGACCTGGGTTATGGTGATGCCGACAATGGTCCTATTGCCGGTGGTTCTACCCTCGTTTTTGAAGTGGAACTCCTGGAAATTGTGAAAGGGGACCAACCTGTACAACAGCCAGCCACGCAGCAGTAA
- a CDS encoding reprolysin-like metallopeptidase yields MRKITLLFALVLVGYGALSQQSDWTPVNESAITKNLFTRHIKPATYQLYRLDEPSIQRALRSSPSERKVSAAQSSFILSVPVPGGQLERFSVVFAPVMDAALAARYPEIQSYAGKGVDNPTSTIRFDVSPRGFHGMILSANRPTIYIDPVDRDDKYYVVFSRQEVIDYRNVFQCFTHEGNKVQQPAVSIPGEGLRGADDGRLRTYRLALAATGEYSTYFLDGTETTDAQRKAKVLAAMNTLMTRTNGIYERDFGVRLNLIANNDAIIYLTASSDPWTNEYNTKTQQTIDAVIGSANYDIGHLVHRGSNNGNAGCIGCVCVAGQKGSAFTSHTTPEGDPFVVDYSTHEMGHQFGANHTFSFQTEGTGANMEPGSGSTIMGYAGITGSTTDVQPHSDDYFHAKSIEQVTDYIKGTTGGGCAVVTITGNSTPTANAGANFTIPRSTPFVLTGTGTDANAGDVLTYTWEQYDNYASGSSTVPSATATSGPQFRSVSYSTNPSRLFPNLASVLGGTNTNKWEVLPSVARTLNFRFTVRDNHSGGGNNNSDDMQVIISSAAGPFAVTAPNTAVTWAPGSSQAITWSVNSTNAAPVNCANVKISLSTDGGNTFPIVLLASTANDGTETITVPNNVTTQARVKIEAVGNIFYDISNTNFTISGTPPTCTAPAGLASSAITGTSATVSWTTVSGANSYDVDYKTTAASTWTNAATATTSTSVNLSGLTAATTYDWRVRANCASGSSSYSSAQFTTITAPGCTAAYEPNETQAAAAAVATNTALSAAIGSATDKDWYSFTLSATSNLNITLGNLAGDYDIILYNSAGTELARSENGGTTSETITRNNSAAGTYYIQVFGYNGAFSTTVCYNLNIGATTVTGCTSTYDNSTNGTFAGAPQVPLNTNITGLISPSGDNDYYRFVITTGGTITITLTGLPADYDIRLYNSAQTQVGISQAGGTSSETINYTAAAGTYYVRVYGYNNANNATVCYTLRVATGTASREGSPEYTATPKVTVFPNPVVSTLNVNIAGTTSRSVIKVLDVNGRLLINKPVAEGNTALDVKRYASGVYMLLVTDEKGRGIYQYKFVKE; encoded by the coding sequence ATGAGAAAGATCACACTACTCTTCGCATTAGTGTTGGTCGGATATGGCGCCTTGTCGCAACAAAGCGACTGGACGCCCGTGAATGAATCCGCCATCACGAAAAACCTCTTCACCAGGCACATCAAACCCGCTACCTACCAGCTTTACCGGCTGGATGAACCGTCGATACAAAGGGCCTTGCGCAGTTCACCTTCTGAAAGAAAAGTCAGCGCTGCCCAATCTTCCTTTATACTTTCCGTACCTGTTCCGGGTGGTCAACTGGAACGTTTCAGTGTAGTATTCGCCCCGGTGATGGATGCAGCACTGGCAGCCCGTTACCCGGAGATCCAATCTTATGCAGGAAAAGGAGTGGACAATCCCACTTCCACTATCCGCTTTGATGTTTCGCCACGGGGCTTTCACGGCATGATCTTATCTGCCAACCGGCCTACTATTTATATTGATCCGGTAGACCGCGACGATAAGTACTATGTAGTGTTCTCTCGCCAGGAAGTCATTGATTACCGGAACGTTTTCCAATGCTTCACACACGAAGGCAATAAGGTACAACAGCCTGCTGTGAGCATTCCCGGAGAAGGGCTCAGGGGCGCCGATGATGGCAGGTTGCGCACCTACCGCCTCGCGCTGGCAGCTACCGGCGAATACTCTACTTATTTCCTCGACGGTACCGAAACAACCGATGCACAGCGTAAAGCCAAAGTACTGGCAGCCATGAATACGCTGATGACCAGGACCAATGGTATTTATGAACGTGACTTCGGCGTTCGCCTAAACCTGATTGCCAACAACGATGCGATCATTTACCTCACTGCTTCCAGCGATCCCTGGACCAATGAGTACAATACCAAAACACAACAAACGATTGATGCCGTGATCGGCAGCGCCAATTATGATATTGGCCACCTGGTACACCGGGGTTCCAATAACGGCAATGCCGGTTGTATTGGTTGTGTTTGCGTAGCCGGGCAAAAAGGCAGCGCCTTTACCTCCCACACCACACCGGAAGGCGATCCTTTTGTGGTGGATTATTCGACCCATGAAATGGGACACCAGTTTGGCGCTAACCATACTTTCTCTTTCCAGACAGAAGGCACCGGCGCGAATATGGAACCCGGCAGCGGCAGCACCATTATGGGATATGCAGGTATTACCGGCTCCACCACCGATGTGCAACCGCATAGCGACGATTATTTCCATGCCAAAAGCATTGAACAAGTAACCGATTACATTAAGGGCACTACCGGTGGCGGCTGTGCGGTAGTAACGATTACCGGCAACTCCACGCCTACTGCCAATGCCGGCGCCAATTTTACTATTCCCCGGTCGACTCCCTTTGTATTAACAGGAACAGGCACAGATGCCAATGCAGGCGATGTGCTGACGTATACCTGGGAGCAGTATGATAATTATGCTTCCGGCTCTTCTACTGTTCCTTCTGCTACCGCTACTTCGGGACCGCAGTTCCGTTCGGTCAGTTATTCCACCAATCCTTCCCGCCTCTTTCCCAACCTGGCTTCTGTGCTGGGTGGCACCAATACCAACAAATGGGAAGTGCTGCCTTCTGTAGCACGCACGCTCAACTTTAGGTTTACCGTACGGGATAACCACAGCGGCGGCGGCAATAACAACAGTGATGATATGCAGGTGATCATTTCTTCAGCAGCAGGTCCTTTTGCGGTTACGGCTCCCAACACAGCCGTTACCTGGGCGCCGGGATCATCACAGGCCATAACCTGGAGTGTGAACAGTACGAATGCAGCGCCGGTAAACTGCGCCAATGTAAAGATCAGCCTGTCGACCGATGGCGGTAATACTTTCCCCATCGTGTTACTGGCCAGCACGGCCAATGATGGTACCGAAACCATTACGGTGCCGAATAATGTAACTACCCAGGCAAGGGTGAAAATAGAAGCTGTAGGAAATATTTTCTATGATATCTCTAATACCAATTTCACTATCAGTGGTACGCCACCCACCTGTACAGCACCTGCCGGGCTGGCATCATCGGCCATCACCGGCACCAGCGCTACGGTAAGCTGGACAACCGTGAGCGGCGCCAATAGTTATGATGTGGATTATAAAACTACTGCGGCTTCCACCTGGACCAATGCAGCTACCGCTACTACCAGCACTTCTGTGAACCTGAGCGGACTGACCGCTGCTACCACTTATGACTGGCGGGTACGGGCCAATTGCGCCTCCGGCAGCAGTTCTTATAGCAGTGCCCAGTTTACTACGATCACAGCACCCGGCTGTACAGCGGCCTATGAGCCTAATGAAACACAGGCTGCCGCAGCGGCTGTTGCCACCAACACCGCTCTTTCTGCCGCCATTGGCAGCGCTACCGATAAAGACTGGTATTCCTTTACCCTGAGCGCTACCAGCAACCTGAACATCACGCTTGGCAACCTGGCCGGTGATTATGATATTATCCTGTATAATTCAGCCGGCACCGAACTGGCCCGCTCTGAAAATGGCGGTACCACCAGTGAAACGATCACCCGTAATAATTCAGCCGCCGGCACTTATTATATCCAGGTATTTGGCTACAATGGCGCCTTCAGCACCACGGTATGTTACAACCTGAACATTGGCGCTACTACGGTTACCGGTTGTACCAGCACGTACGACAACAGTACCAACGGTACTTTTGCAGGCGCTCCGCAGGTACCGCTGAATACAAATATCACCGGACTGATCAGCCCGAGCGGGGATAATGATTATTACCGCTTTGTGATCACTACAGGCGGTACTATTACCATTACGCTCACCGGATTGCCAGCCGATTACGATATCCGTCTGTACAACAGTGCACAAACACAGGTAGGTATTTCACAGGCAGGCGGCACCAGCAGTGAGACCATCAATTATACAGCAGCAGCCGGTACGTATTATGTGCGCGTATACGGTTACAACAATGCCAATAACGCCACCGTTTGTTACACCCTGCGCGTAGCCACCGGTACAGCCTCCAGGGAAGGATCACCGGAATACACTGCCACTCCTAAAGTGACCGTATTCCCCAATCCTGTGGTCAGCACGCTGAACGTGAACATAGCAGGCACTACTTCCCGGTCGGTGATCAAAGTGCTGGATGTGAACGGACGCTTACTGATCAATAAGCCTGTAGCGGAAGGCAATACCGCCCTGGATGTGAAGCGCTATGCCAGCGGCGTGTATATGTTGCTGGTGACGGATGAGAAAGGAAGAGGGATTTATCAGTATAAGTTTGTGAAGGAGTGA
- a CDS encoding SPFH domain-containing protein, producing MESLTLIQWALLIGLPLLCLVFYKFILRVFFGLVIIPEDRIGLVTKKFVLFGKQELPEGRIIATDGEAGFQAQTLPPGVYFWKWIWQYEVIFQPFTVIPTGKIGLVLAKDGMELQTGHILSRKVDCDTFQDAKGFLLNGGRKGRQTAIIPPGSYRVNTFLFEIEIHDMTSIPDNAVGIVTTLEGTPLEEGQIAGKLIGKHNKFQDVDTFLTNGGYKGLQEQVILAGAYFLNPWFAKVEMVKMTEIPIGYVGVVISFVGADGVDLSGVEFKHGNIVSKGQRGVWAEPLGPGKYPINSHIMKVELVPTTNLVLNWASARSEAHQLDKNLSTITVRSKDGFTFNLDVAQIIHIPNTEAPKVIARFGNMSNLVTQVLEPTIGNYFRNSAQDAEVIDFLKSRKERQESAREHIGHVLDQYNVFGVDTLIGDIVPPDSLMKTLTDRKLAEEQKVTYETQKLAQETRQSLEKETAIAEIQKEIVKADQGVLIAERIADASVKKATGDANSVRIHATADAERLKLLAGGEAEKTRLMAKADAEKIELLAKAEAEKISLTGNAEAEKILAIGKSSAESYKLAVEGMGGDNFTQLKVMEAIGAQQIRIMPEVLINGGGDGNGSISGLLGLQLLEQLRKKADSNNTN from the coding sequence ATGGAATCCCTAACACTTATCCAGTGGGCCCTGCTCATTGGCCTACCCCTTCTTTGCCTTGTATTTTACAAGTTTATCCTTCGTGTTTTCTTTGGACTGGTCATTATTCCCGAAGACCGTATTGGCCTGGTGACCAAAAAGTTCGTATTGTTTGGAAAGCAGGAATTGCCGGAAGGCCGCATTATAGCTACTGATGGCGAGGCCGGCTTCCAGGCGCAAACTTTACCACCCGGTGTTTATTTCTGGAAATGGATCTGGCAGTATGAAGTTATTTTTCAGCCCTTCACCGTTATACCTACCGGAAAGATCGGACTGGTGCTGGCCAAAGATGGTATGGAACTGCAAACAGGACATATCCTTTCCCGTAAGGTGGATTGCGATACTTTCCAGGACGCCAAAGGCTTCCTGCTCAATGGCGGACGTAAAGGCCGGCAAACAGCTATTATTCCACCGGGCAGCTACCGGGTGAACACTTTCCTGTTTGAAATAGAGATCCATGACATGACCAGTATTCCCGACAATGCGGTGGGTATTGTAACCACCCTGGAAGGCACACCGCTGGAAGAAGGCCAGATTGCCGGTAAGCTGATCGGCAAGCACAATAAGTTCCAAGACGTGGATACCTTCCTCACCAATGGAGGCTATAAAGGTTTACAGGAACAGGTGATCCTGGCCGGTGCTTATTTCCTGAATCCCTGGTTTGCCAAAGTGGAAATGGTGAAGATGACAGAAATACCCATCGGTTATGTAGGCGTGGTCATTTCTTTTGTAGGCGCCGATGGAGTAGACCTGAGCGGTGTGGAATTCAAGCACGGCAATATTGTTTCCAAAGGTCAAAGGGGGGTATGGGCCGAACCACTGGGCCCCGGTAAGTACCCCATCAATTCCCATATTATGAAAGTGGAACTGGTACCCACCACCAACCTGGTGCTGAACTGGGCCAGCGCCCGCAGTGAAGCGCACCAGTTGGATAAAAATCTCTCTACCATTACGGTGCGCAGCAAGGATGGATTTACTTTCAACCTCGACGTAGCGCAGATCATTCACATCCCTAACACGGAAGCCCCCAAGGTAATTGCCCGGTTCGGTAATATGAGCAACCTGGTAACACAGGTATTGGAACCTACTATTGGTAATTATTTCCGCAACTCTGCCCAGGATGCAGAGGTGATCGACTTCCTGAAAAGCCGGAAGGAAAGACAGGAATCGGCCCGTGAACATATCGGCCATGTGCTGGACCAGTACAATGTGTTTGGCGTGGATACGCTGATCGGTGATATTGTACCGCCGGACTCCCTGATGAAAACACTCACCGACCGTAAACTGGCAGAAGAACAGAAGGTAACGTATGAAACACAGAAGCTGGCCCAGGAAACCCGGCAGTCGCTGGAAAAGGAAACGGCTATTGCAGAGATTCAGAAAGAGATCGTAAAAGCCGACCAGGGCGTTTTGATTGCCGAACGCATTGCAGATGCTTCTGTGAAGAAAGCCACTGGTGATGCGAACAGTGTACGTATCCATGCAACGGCCGATGCGGAAAGGCTGAAGCTGCTGGCAGGTGGTGAAGCGGAAAAGACAAGGTTGATGGCCAAGGCGGATGCAGAAAAGATTGAATTACTGGCAAAAGCAGAAGCGGAAAAGATATCACTGACCGGTAATGCGGAAGCGGAGAAGATACTGGCCATTGGTAAATCTTCTGCTGAATCCTATAAGCTGGCTGTAGAAGGTATGGGTGGTGATAATTTTACCCAACTGAAGGTGATGGAAGCGATCGGTGCGCAGCAGATCAGGATCATGCCTGAAGTATTGATCAATGGTGGTGGTGATGGCAATGGTTCCATTAGTGGATTGTTGGGACTGCAATTATTAGAACAATTACGAAAGAAGGCAGATAGTAATAACACTAATTAA